The following proteins are encoded in a genomic region of Drosophila willistoni isolate 14030-0811.24 chromosome 3R, UCI_dwil_1.1, whole genome shotgun sequence:
- the LOC6649789 gene encoding uncharacterized protein LOC6649789, with translation MLYLSRTYSTFMVILHFVLTTSASQPPDHVVSYVNQKRRGEFREEFDFERNEAETTNSVHLQQLFGSLLQLPGPGNKTIEISLDTDDEPISERNTLDDDLMEPASEQHEGSTETPDTYHRIKLNIPVLEPVKHLVNAVGGGGVNDTHVRANTHRLVGHRGVHDPSPHNSSSAIETEEDRETALDSTGLDVLETLGSAGTLLWGMLQNLRRLFAASAGNASSAFSGGGGGGGAGGAGSK, from the exons ATGCTGTATTTATCCAGAACTTATAGTACTTTCATGGTGATTCTACAT TTTGTACTAACGACGTCCGCCTCCCAGCCACCCGATCACGTCGTGAGCTATGTAAACCAAAAGCGTCGTGGAGAATTCCGTGAGGAATTCGATTTCGAACGCAATGAAGCTGAGACCACAAATTCTGTGCATTTACAACAGCTCTTTGGTAGTTTGCTTCAGCTGCCAGGACCGGGAAATAAGACTATAGAAATATCTTTGGATACCGATGATGAGCCCATAAGCGAACGCAATACCCTGGATGATGATTTAATGGAGCCAGCTAGTGAGCAGCATGAAGGCTCTACGGAAACCCCAGACACCTATCATcgtattaaattaaacattccAGTTCTTGAGCCAGTGAAACATTTGGTGAATGCTGTAGGCGGCGGTGGGGTTAATGACACCCATGTGCGTGCCAATACTCATCGTTTGGTGGGGCATCGAGGAGTTCATGATCCGTCTCCACATAATTCCTCCTCTGCCATTGAGACTGAAGAAGATAGAGAAACAGCCTTGGATAGTACTGGTCTAGATGTACTCGAAACTTTGGGATCAGCTGGCACCTTACTTTGGGGCATGTTGCAGAACCTGCGGAGATTATTTGCGGCCAGTGCGGGAAATGCTAGTTCCGCATTCTCtggaggcggcggcggcggtggtgctggtggtgctggtTCCAAGTAG